One window from the genome of Hemitrygon akajei chromosome 4, sHemAka1.3, whole genome shotgun sequence encodes:
- the txndc9 gene encoding thioredoxin domain-containing protein 9, with product MASNPSMAVLSKVIEQQMLQTTEIVEQHLDTEIEKYETMDGDELEKLRERRLESLKKAQHQKQEWLSKGHGEYREIPSEKDFFQEVKESKNVVCHFYRDTTFRCKIVDKHLTILAKKHIETKFIKLNAEKAPFLSEKLRIKIIPTMVLVKDGKANDYIVGFDDLGCTDNFTTETLEWRLGCSAIINYSGNLMDPPFQMQKKCGNITKMEKRTIRGKNNDSDSDDD from the exons ATGGCAAGTAATCCCTCGATGGCTGTGCTCAGTAAAGTAATTGAACAGCAAATGCTGCAAACAACAGAAATTGTTGAACAACATTTAGATACCGAGATTGAAAAATATGAAACGATGGATGGAGATGAACTGGAGAAACTCCGAGAAAGAagacttgaatcactgaagaaagcacaacatcaGAAACAG GAATGGCTATCAAAGGGCCATGGTGAATACAGGGAGATTCCCAGTGAAAAAGATTTTTTTCAAGAGGTTAAGGAGAGTAAAAATGTGGTTTGCCACTTTTATAGAGATACGACATTTAG ATGCAAGATAGTAGACAAGCATTTGACTATTCTGGCTAAAAAACATATTGAAACCAAGTTCATCAAATTAAATGCAGAAAAAGCTCCTTTCCTTTCTGAGAAATTACGAATCAAAATAATTCCAACAATGGTCTTGGTGAAAGATGGGAAAGCAAATGATTACATTGTTGGGTTTGATGACCTTGGTTGCACAGATAATTTCACTACAGAAACTTTGGAATGGAGATTGGGATGTTCTGCCATCATTAACTACAG CGGAAATTTGATGGACCCACCTTtccaaatgcaaaaaaaatgtgGAAACATCACAAAGATGGAGAAAAGGACAATTAGAGGAAAGAAcaatgattctgattcagatgatGATTAG